From one Esox lucius isolate fEsoLuc1 chromosome 11, fEsoLuc1.pri, whole genome shotgun sequence genomic stretch:
- the LOC117595288 gene encoding uncharacterized protein LOC117595288 isoform X5: MSPCQTRKGRIQCCFRFLHQRLSSQIGQPQDKMQCCSSYLHPQNWLTPSIDDQRVLHLQTFLDVLVQRLIVHPQGLNQQKHLVQGQPDLTVLTHLSVEFVIHHILGAEKVGHPHPDLVVLAHLSVEFQIQHSPGAEKVGHPHPDLAVLAHLSVEFQIHHSLEAEKVVHPHPDLGVLAHLSVEFECHHCPREAYSPCLKLNTRSQCLES; this comes from the exons ATGAGTCCTTGCCAGACAAGAAAAGGG AGGATACAGTGTTGCTTCCGGTTCCTCCACCAAAGATTAAGCTCTCAAATAGGG CAACCACAGGACAAAATGCAATGCTGCTCGAGTTACCTGCACCCCCAGAACTGGCTAACACCATCAATAGACGACCAGAGAGTCCTGCATCTTCAGACa TTTCTGGATGTTCTTGTCCAACGCCTCATTGTTCACCCACAAGGTCTGAATCAGCAGAAGCATTTAGTCCAGGGTCAGCCA gatCTAACCGTTCTCACACACCTCAGCGTGGAGTTTGTAATCCATCACATTTTGGGAGCAGAAAAGGTTGGGCATCCTCATCCA gaTCTAGTCGTTCTTGCACACCTCAGCGTGGAGTTCCAAATCCAGCACAGTCCGGGAGCAGAAAAGGTCGGGCATCCTCATCCA gATTTAGCCGTTCTCGCACACCTCAGCGTGGAGTTCCAAATCCATCACAGTCTGGAAGCAGAAAAGGTTGTGCATCCTCATCCA gatCTAGGCGTTCTCGCACACCTCAGCGTGGAGTTCGAATGCCATCACTGTCCGAGAGAGGCTTATTCCCCATGTCTCAAGCTA AATACCAGAAGTCAGTGCTTGGAAAGCTAG
- the LOC117595288 gene encoding uncharacterized protein LOC117595288 isoform X4 yields MSPCQTRKGRIQCCFRFLHQRLSSQIGQPQDKMQCCSSYLHPQNWLTPSIDDQRVLHLQTFLDVLVQRLIVHPQGLNQQKHLVQGQPDLTVLTHLSVEFVIHHILGAEKVGHPHPDLSVLAHLSVEFQIQHSPGAEKVGHPHPDLVVLAHLSVEFQIQHSPGAEKVGHPHPDLAVLAHLSVEFQIHHSLEAEKVVHPHPDLGVLAHLSVEFECHHCPREAYSPCLKLNTRSQCLES; encoded by the exons ATGAGTCCTTGCCAGACAAGAAAAGGG AGGATACAGTGTTGCTTCCGGTTCCTCCACCAAAGATTAAGCTCTCAAATAGGG CAACCACAGGACAAAATGCAATGCTGCTCGAGTTACCTGCACCCCCAGAACTGGCTAACACCATCAATAGACGACCAGAGAGTCCTGCATCTTCAGACa TTTCTGGATGTTCTTGTCCAACGCCTCATTGTTCACCCACAAGGTCTGAATCAGCAGAAGCATTTAGTCCAGGGTCAGCCA gatCTAACCGTTCTCACACACCTCAGCGTGGAGTTTGTAATCCATCACATTTTGGGAGCAGAAAAGGTTGGGCATCCTCATCCA GATCTAAGCGTTCTCGCACACCTCAGCGTGGAGTTCCAAATCCAGCACAGTCCGGGAGCAGAAAAGGTCGGGCATCCTCATCCA gaTCTAGTCGTTCTTGCACACCTCAGCGTGGAGTTCCAAATCCAGCACAGTCCGGGAGCAGAAAAGGTCGGGCATCCTCATCCA gATTTAGCCGTTCTCGCACACCTCAGCGTGGAGTTCCAAATCCATCACAGTCTGGAAGCAGAAAAGGTTGTGCATCCTCATCCA gatCTAGGCGTTCTCGCACACCTCAGCGTGGAGTTCGAATGCCATCACTGTCCGAGAGAGGCTTATTCCCCATGTCTCAAGCTA AATACCAGAAGTCAGTGCTTGGAAAGCTAG